The Microcoleus sp. bin38.metabat.b11b12b14.051 genomic interval GCTTCTTCTTCGGCGTTCGTTTCTTCTTCAGTTTTTTTTAGCTCTGCCTTTTCTTTTTCTAGGGCTTCGATTTTCCACCATTGCTCTAGATAGGCGGGTTCGATGGGTTCCGGTTCTTCCTGCCAGTAGGGGCGTAGTTGGCTGAAGTTGGCTCCTTGGAAGCAGGCGCGGGTCATGTCGGCGGAACCGTCGAGGACGGCGATTTTGATGCGGGGGTCGCCTAGAGTGTGCGACCAAAGTTCAGGTATTCCAGTTATAGTGATTAAGTCAGGCATTGTGCGATTTTGTTGTTAAATCTTTATTGATTGAGTGTAAAACAAATTAGTTGGTTATTTTTCAATACCGTTCAGTTAAGGTTTGTCATTGCGAGGAACGAAGCAATCGCAGTGTCTGTTTTTCGGATCGTTTTACCCCCAGGACTGTCTTAACTGAACCGTATTCGGTTAGATTTTTTTAGCCAGCCAGAGTTAGGTTTTCTCGTTAACAAAGGATTGATTGTAATACAGATTAATATTTTGAATAATTCCTGCCGACAATTCCCGTTCTGCTAAACCTATCCACATACTCTTTAACACAGGTTGTTGCTGGTAAAAGGCATGAACTTTGCGGGTTAGATCGTTGGCAGAAAAGTAATTTAAAAAGTTATTCTTATCTTCAAGGCTGTAATAAACAATCTTATTATCAGGATTAGCTTTGGAAAAACCCACCATCATCACATTACTAGCTTCTAAAGGTTGCAAAGCAGGTAAGGACAAAACCTGTAATAATCGCTGCTGCACGTCAATTCGCTGAAAATCTGCTCTTTGAATTTCAGGATAAAGTTCTATTTCACTGCGACCATCTAGGAAAAAATCAAAGCCTATAACTAGGACACTGTAAATCAACAGCGCCCGAAATTCTTCGGTATCGCAGTCGCGATTTAAGGCTATTGCTGTTTCTAATCTTTCTGGATAATCTTTAATTCTGAAAATAAGTTTTAAGCGAGAATTGGGGATTTCTGGGCGCAAATCTACGCCGGTTTGTAAACCTTCTACTTTACTCCAGTCAAAATTGTGTCCTAGAAATTCTTGTAACAAATCATAATTAATTGTGACTCCGACCCGTCCTGCGACCTGATGAAAGAAGCTTAAAATCTGTTGGAATGAATCTGCAAATTTTCTGTCTTGTCCAAAACTCAGGTTGAAACGAGCAGGATAAAGTCGCTCTCGTTCAATTTTGCAAGAAAACTCAAGACCGCATTCTCCCGTTTTTGCCACCAGTTGCTCAAAGATGTCTAGGGGATAGAGAGATTCTATTTCAAAGGCATTTTTGTGGGCACCAATCGCGTGTAGTTTTGCCTCACTATTTAATATATTATTGTAGGTAAGCATGGGTTTATAAATTTATTGATTTCAGTGAAATGCCAAGAAAACGCCGTGATTTTCAAGTAGGATACTCTTACCATATCACCACCCGTTGCAATAACCGCGAGTTTAAACTTCAAAAGCGCGAATGTCGGGAGGTGTTTCTCTACGCCATTAAGAAAGCGTTGGATAAATACAAGTTTAAGCTCTACGCTCTTTGTATTATGTCCAACCACGTTCATTATCTGATTGAACCTGCTCAACCGGATGAGTTACCCAAAATTATGCACTTTCTTAATTGGTATACAGCGATGTGTTTCAACCGGATGTTAAGGCGGACAGGGCATTTTTGGGAGAAGCGGTATTTCTGTGATGGATTTCCCGCATCAGATAGAGAACGGGCATTAAATACCTTGCGCTACATTCATGGCAACCCCAAAGCTGCAAAAATGCGTTACGGCTTTTTCTACGACTTCAGTAACTACGGCAGCTATGAACGCTTAACTCATGACGGGTTAACTCAATGGCATCCCGCTTTTTTGCGACTGGGGAACAGCTTAGAAGAATGTGCCAAAAAATACAAAGGTTTTTGCCAGAAGTACAAACCCAAGGAGAAGAACCCAACCAAGTGCCACTGGGGTAGCAAGCTACTCGGCGGGGTTCACCTTGAGAATAAGGCCTCAACGACTAACTCACCCAAAAAATCTACCTTCCGTTCCACCCCGTGCCAGGTATCGTCCGACGAAGAACTGACAAGGATTGTAGGTCAATTCATCGCTGCCAATAGAGCGCAATCATGAGGTAGAAACTGAGTTTTGACATTTTTTGAGGTGAGTGATACTGTTGAAGTGATTACTCCGCGTCGTCGCCCGCAAAAGGATTACCAATAGGATTCCAAATAAGCCCACCAAAGGATGCCGTCATGGTGCCGCCGCAAGAAGCAGAAGTGGTGGCAGTGGTGTCCCTGGCAACAGGGGCAGTTTGAATGGGGCGCAAAGATTTCTTCTTCATGAGAATACACGTCTCCTTGAATTTTGGGCAGATTTTCCGACGGACGGGTGAGCGTCACCTTTCGCTTGACTTTTTCCTGTTTGTTTGGGTCTAGTTTTCGCGTGGCAACTTTCACCGACTTTTCTATTAATTAGAATAACACTTCGTCGCAAGTTGTCAAGCTTTTTTTAGATTTTTTTTTCAGTATTTTTTATTGAATTTTTCGCAGTAGATAGCGCCCGGTTTCAAGAGCAAACCTGCCTCAAAAGCCTTAATATTGATAAATTGCTACTAGAAAATGTGGCCAGATCCGCCCCATTTAGACTCAGAAGCGATGCCTCCTTCCAGAACCAATTTAAGACCAAATTCGACCCGATCCAAAGGCACCTTTCGCCGCTCTGCTTGTGTCTCAGACAACTTCTTCTATCAGTAACCGTAATCTTCCAATCCCGTCGGATTTAACAAACGGTCTTTCGGGTCAGGAGCATCAATAATTGGCATTAATGACTGACTCGCCTACTGCCTCCCCAAAAATCTTGCCACTAGAAAATACAAAGGTTTTTGCCAGAAGTACAAACCCAAGGAGAAGAACCCAACCAAGTGCCACTGGGGTAGCAAGCTACTCGGCGGGGTTAACCTTGAGAATAAGGCCTCAACCACTAACTCACCCAAAAAATCTACCTTCCGTTCCACCCCGTGCCAGGTATCGTCCGACGTAGAACTGACAAGGATTGTAGGTCAATTCATCGCCGCCAAGAGAGCGCAATCATGAGGTAGAAACTGAGTTTTGACCTGTGTTGAGGTGAGTGATACTGTTGAAGTGATTACTCCGCGTCGTCGCCCGCAAAAGGATACGCAAATGGCAGCATCGATGCCGTCATGGTGCCGCCGCAAGAAGCAGAAGTGGTGGCAGTGGTGTCCCTGGCAACAGGGGCAGTTTGAATGGGGCGCAAAGATTTCTTCTTCATAATACAAGTCTCCTTGAATTTTGGGTAGATTTTCCGACAGACGGGTGAGCGTCACCTTTCGCTTTGACTTTTCCCTATTACGGGGAGAGTTTTTGCGTTGTTGCAACTCACCGACTTTTCTATTAATTAGATTAACATTTCACCCACACTTGTCAAGCTTTTTGGGGAACTTTTTTTGGTGATCAACTAGGGGAAAAAAGGGAGCCATCAATAGAGAGAGCCTGTTGAATAGATTGATAAGCAGTTAAACCTTGACGCTTCCCCGCCCATTGACAACTGAACGAACGGCTGCAAATAAATCTCGCCCCCATTCTGAACTCCAGCCATTGGTGATGAGCGTGATATTTCACGCTCATCCGAAACGCCTCAACCACTAACTCACCCAAAAATCTAAATCCCCTTCCGTTCCCT includes:
- a CDS encoding LynF/TruF/PatF family peptide O-prenyltransferase; the encoded protein is MLTYNNILNSEAKLHAIGAHKNAFEIESLYPLDIFEQLVAKTGECGLEFSCKIERERLYPARFNLSFGQDRKFADSFQQILSFFHQVAGRVGVTINYDLLQEFLGHNFDWSKVEGLQTGVDLRPEIPNSRLKLIFRIKDYPERLETAIALNRDCDTEEFRALLIYSVLVIGFDFFLDGRSEIELYPEIQRADFQRIDVQQRLLQVLSLPALQPLEASNVMMVGFSKANPDNKIVYYSLEDKNNFLNYFSANDLTRKVHAFYQQQPVLKSMWIGLAERELSAGIIQNINLYYNQSFVNEKT
- a CDS encoding transposase — translated: MPRKRRDFQVGYSYHITTRCNNREFKLQKRECREVFLYAIKKALDKYKFKLYALCIMSNHVHYLIEPAQPDELPKIMHFLNWYTAMCFNRMLRRTGHFWEKRYFCDGFPASDRERALNTLRYIHGNPKAAKMRYGFFYDFSNYGSYERLTHDGLTQWHPAFLRLGNSLEECAKKYKGFCQKYKPKEKNPTKCHWGSKLLGGVHLENKASTTNSPKKSTFRSTPCQVSSDEELTRIVGQFIAANRAQS
- a CDS encoding anacyclamide/piricyclamide family prenylated cyclic peptide, encoding MKKKSLRPIQTAPVARDTTATTSASCGGTMTASFGGLIWNPIGNPFAGDDAE
- a CDS encoding anacyclamide/piricyclamide family prenylated cyclic peptide, which produces MKKKSLRPIQTAPVARDTTATTSASCGGTMTASMLPFAYPFAGDDAE